In the Mycolicibacter minnesotensis genome, GCGCGCGGTGGGCATCGATTTCTTCACCCGGATGGTCGACGGCGACATTCCGGTGGTCGAAGGCGGCGAGTTCGACCCGATCCGGATGGGCCACGGCATGGGCGTGCGGACCCGATTCTTCGACGAGCACTTCCTGTCGGCGGCCCGCGACGGCGTGCGCCAGGCGGTCATCTTGGCCTCGGGGCTCGATTCCCGGGCCTACCGGCTGGACTGGCCGGCGGGAACCGTGGTCTACGAGGTCGACCTTCCCGACGTGATCGACTTCAAGACCACCACCCTGCGTGACCTGGGCGCCGAGCCGACAGCCGAGCGCCACACCGTCGCCATCGATCTGCGCGACGATTGGCCTGCCGCGCTGCGTGCCGCGGGCTTCGACCCGCAGGCGCCGACGGTGTGGAGCGCCGAGGGCCTGCTCATCTACCTACAGCCCGACGCCCAAGACGCGCTGTTCGACACCCTCAGATCGCTGAGCGCGCCGGGCAGCCGGGTGGCCTGTGAGTTCATCGGCGACACCTCGGTGTTCGCCAGCCCGGCGTGGCGTGAGCATCGGGAGAAGATGTCGGCGCTGGGGGCCGACGTGGAAGTCGGTGACTTGGTGTATCACGGCGAGCGGAACCACATCGTGGAGTACTTGACCGCCGCCGGCTGGACGGTGTCAGGCCGCGGTGTTGCTGAGCTCTATGCCGATTACGGCCTGGAGTACGGCGATGACGAGCTGGCGTTGGCGTTCGCCGACATGACCTACCTGAGTGCCGTTCTGCCGAGCTGATTCCCGGGCCCTAGAAGCCCTAGGGCGTCGCCAGCTCTGCCATCACCGGCCCGTCAAACAGTGCGTCGAGCGGGTTGCCCGTACCGTCCCATCCCAGCGCCTGGGCGATGGTGTGGCCGAGGTCGATCAGTGAGCCCAACGGACCCGATTCGGACCCGACCATGTTGATAGGCAGTCCGCAACCGCCCGTGATGGGGATGGTGAACGAACAGATCAGGCCGGAGACGCTGCCGAAGATCGATCCGCCATCACTGAGCAGGCCGGACAGCTCGAGTTCCAGTGACCGGATCGAGATGACCGGCAGGTCGAGATCTTGCGCCAGTGAGGTCAGGTCCAGCGGGCCGGCACCGTTGAGGAATCCGTCGAGCATGTGCGCGGGGATGTTGAGGGTTTCGGTGAGCGCTCCCAGCCAGTCGCTGTCGCGAAGCGCGTCGACGATGTCGCCGATACTGCCGGAGAGTTCGACCCAGGGGCTGGCCACGGCGCCCGCCACACCGATGAGCCAGCCACTGAGATCTGTGGTGGAGAAATCCAACAGCCACTGACCCAGCTCGGGGTTCTCCGGCACGATCGTGCTCATCAAGGCGCTCAGGGAGTAGTAGGCCAGCGTTTGGACCTGGTCCAGGGAGCTGAGATCGGGTTGGTCGAACGGCGCATTGAGACCCGCGACCAGGTTGTCCCACATCTGTCCGACGATGGTGAAGATGTCCGCCGGATTGTGCAGAAAGTCCTGCAGGAAGCCGATCTGGTTCGTCACCACCTGTTGCAGGATCGGCAGCGGCGCGGTGATCAGCTCGGTGCCGAGATTGACGGCGTTGGTGAACGCACGATCCAGGACCTCGGCCCACAGCGTGAAGAAATCGGATTCAGCGGCAAGCTGCACGGCCGGCGGGGGAATGCTCGGCACCGGGGCGGCCGGAGCGGCCGCGATCAGACCGACTCCGATGGCCGTCAGGCCGGCGGTGATGAGGGGGCGAGTGGTGAGGTCCATGGCGTCTCCTAGGCCGAACGAACCAGGCTGTGATTATTATAACTAATTCCTAGATCGTAGCTGTGACGGGCCCGTGAATCGCCAACTTCGTGGGATCCGGTCGACCTTTCTGGCGCGCATGCGCGAATCAGGCGTTGATCGCGGCGTTGGGCCATGGGCGCCGACGTGATTCGCGTCATGTTTTGCGAACCGCTCACGCGGCGGCGAGCCGATCGACGCATCGACGGGCCGAACCGGCGGCGATGCGCCTATTGGCCTGCGTGGTGCCCCCAGCAGGGCTCGAACCTGCGACCTGCGGATTAAAAGTCCGTAGCTCTACCAACTGAGCTATAGGGGCCGTGCTGGAACAGAATACTGCCTGCCCGTCCGCGCCGAAGGGGGGCCGGGTTTGAGGATTCGGGCCGCCGTGCCCTAAGCTAGCGAAGCTCCCAACGTGAAGCGTTGTGAGTGCCTCGAAGAGATTCGGTTCTGGCCCCCATCGTCTAGTGGCCTAGGACGCCGCCCTTTCACGGCGGTAGCACGGGTTCGAATCCCGTTGGGGGTACTCGCAAGCGGCGGCAACGTCGGGAGTGAATCAGTACAAGCAAGGCCCTGTGGCGCAGTTGGTTAGCGCGCCGCCCTGTCACGGCGGAGGTCGCGGGTTCAAGTCCCGTCAGGGTCGCTCTATGCGGCGAGGCACCTGGTGCCTTCCGGCCAGGTAGCTCAGTTGGTACGAGCGTCCGCCTGAAAAGCGGAAGGTCGCCGGTTCGATCCCGGCCCTGGCCACCATTCTTTACCTGCATCGACACGGGTCTTGCACTCGGTTGTCAGTCTTCTTTGTCCGGTTCTTGTCCGGTCTTCGGTGTGTGAATCTCGTTCGCGTGGAGCTGATCGAGGTTAGTTGCAACCTGGTCGAGTTCGTCGGCATAGAGGTCGCTGTAGATGTTCGCGGTCACCGTCGGCGTCGAGTGGCCCATGGTCTTCTGGACGTATCTCAGGTCGGCGCCGGATTTTCGGGCGAGGCTGGCGTAGGTGTGCCGTAGATCATGGATGGTTAACGGAGCCAGTTCTGTCTTTTTGAGGGCCTTGTTCCAGTGGGTGTGTCGACGCCAGTTGTTGGAGCGCAGCATCGCGCCATTGGGTGAGGTGACTGCGGGTTCGTCAGGTTCCCGCCCGGTGATATGCCCCTTGAAGATGTCGACGACGACTTGGGGGAGCGGAACCGTTCGGATGCCGGCCCGGGTCTTGGGCGGCCCGATGACGATGCGGCCTTCGACCTCCGGTGCGGCCCGCCGGACGTAGAGGCGGCGGGCGGTCAGGTCGATGTCCTTGACGCGGAGGCCGACAAGTTCGGACCAGCGCAGGCCGGTGTAGGCCAAGATGGTCACTACGTCGCCCTGATCGCCACATGCGACGGCGAGCGTCTGCACTTCTTGTGCGGTCAGATATCGGTGCCGTTCCCGCTCGGGAATGCGGCCCGCCGAGACACTCAGGGCGGGGTTGCGGTGAATTCGGCCGTCCTGTTGGGCAACGTCAAGGATTGACCGCAGCAGACGCAGCGTTGACACCTTCGCCCACGGCCCGACCGTCAGGCCGTCGACGAACGCCTGGACCTCAGCGCGGGTGATCTCATCAACGGGCACGTGACCGAACCGTGGTCTGATGCGCAGTTCCCAGTGCTGGGTGTAGCCGCTCCAGGTCTTCGGCGACACCGCCGGCTTCTTGGATTCGGAGAATTGTGTCCAGATTCGCTGCAGTGGTGTGCGGCCCAGGCGCGGGTCGAACCGACGAGCGCCGAGTGCGGCCTCGTTGTCACGTTCGGATTTGAATGCCTTCGCCTCGCGCAGCGTCGGGAATGTCGCGGACGTCTCGACCCAGCCTGACGGCGCGTCGGGATCGCGGATCAGGTAGCGGACTTGGTAGCGGGGCTCCCCGGCAGCGTTGAGGCGCTTTCGGATGCCTCGCGGGGTGTTGCCGGCCATCAGCGCTGCAGTCCCTTGAGCCACTTACAGACCTCGGTGCTATCCCAGCGGCGCACCCGATCCGACAAGGTGTAGCAGGGCGGGCCGACCTGTTGACCAGTGGTTTCCCGGACAGAAGCCCAGCGATTCAGTGTGGCCGTAGATACGCCGAGCAGTGCCGAAACATGTTCGGCGGTTAACAGTTCCGGGAAAGCCCCGGATGCGATGAGCGCATCTCGGACACCGTTTCCGCGTGTCATCATGGGGGTCATTCCTTCCCGGCGTTGGGCGGTTGGTATTTGCTTGCGGTGTCGCGGATTTGGTCGTCAGTCCAGTAGTGGGCGCGGACTTTCATGACGGCTCCGTCTTCAGCGATGGCATAGCCGGTGCCGGGTTGGTTGGGGGGGATGCGGTGAGCGGGCGCTTTATCGGCCGTACCCTCGCCGAGGACCATGTTCACTTCGTCGCGTGAGCGCAGCCGTAGGGCGATGGTTTGGGTAAAGAGCCCGCGCATCGGCAGGACCTCCTTGCGGGGGTCTTGCAGGAACGCGGCCACGACGATCCCCAATCCTGCGGCCTTCGACAGGATTAGATTCAGCGAGGCGTTAGCCTGCTTTTTCAATGCCGCATCGGACATGTAGTTCGTCAGTGTGGACAGCTCATCAATGATCAGAACCACCAGCGGTGACCCGGTGCTGGGGGTGTGGTTGCGGGCGCTATCTTTCATCCTCAGGCCGCGCTGCTCCATGAGTCTCTCTAGTTCAGCGAGTGTTTTCACTGCGTCTGCTTCGGTGGTGACCATCCGCGTGAACAGCTTTTTGCTGGGTGCCAGTTCGATCCCGTATTTCAAATCGATGCCGACCAGGCGCACCAGACCGGCGTGCACCGCGGGGCCGAGCCCGCACACAATGCCCTGAACGAGCGAGCCCTTCCCGGACCGGGAAGAACCCACCACCATGGTGTGACGTTGAGCGATCGGCAGCACCCACGGGGAACCGTTCTCGCAGCGCCCTAGCCGTACACTGGTTGTCGAGACCGCCGGCACCACCGAGGCTCTTGAAGCTGCTGGCGCAGTCGGTGAAGCCGGGGCGGTGGGGGCGTGGATTACTGTTGAGAGGTGTTCGCGCATCACGAATTCCATGCGCACCGTGCCCGGAGCCACCACCGTGGCGCGGGCCGAATGAGCTCCGGCCGCGTCGCGGATTGCGGGTACAGCTGATTCCAGGTCATCGACGGTCTGTCCGACACGGGTACGCACCGTGGCATACAGGCAGGTGTCCGAGGATTGGACTTTCAACAGGGTGGGGTGTGTCCAAACCGTGGTGGTGATGGGATTGCCTTCGCTGTCCTTCTTGGTGATCTGCTCGGAGACAGACAACCCGCAGCGCTTGGCGATATGTGACCAGCGACTTCGTAGCCACCACCGCCAGCGGGCACGGCGCAACGGGCCAGCGAGGTACTGCTCGAAACTGCCCGCGTTCGAGTGTTTCCACCATGTCAGGGCGATCAATGCGAATCCGGCGGTCGCGGCCAGCCAGATTCCGATCATCGTGACCAAGTGGATGAGGTCCACGCCGCCGCTAGGGTAGTAGGAGTAGTCAGGGAGTTGCGGCACGCTGGGGTAGGGGTAGTCCGGTGTCATGCCGACACCGCCGATCCACCACGAGTACTCGACGCGGACGACTTGCCAGCAGCGCTCATGCCGGTCGCACGAAACGACCACGCGATGCGCCCAAATTCCCCTACCCGCTCGATATACGGCAACACTGTCAGTTCCTCGAAAACAACAGGAGTAAAAGGCATCCCGCTTTCATTGGATGGCGGAACGGGCTGGACAGCAGCCGCGAACTTCACAGTGACTGTTCGTGCTCGTTTGGATGCGGCGCGGTCGCCATCGAGCACTTCCACTTGCCACAACGGCAGAGACGTCCCCTTGTCGGCTGCCTGCACCCGGTTCTCACCGCTAGAGCGGTCGTAGTCGATCACGGGCGTCACGTCCGATACCAGGAATGCGCCCTGGGCGAACGCCTGATTGTGGGTCATCTCAATCCACCTGGGTATTGCCATCGCGGGCTCCTTGCCTTCGTAGATCGGGCTAGGCTGCCTAGCCATGTTTGCAAAGATAGCATAGGCTGCCCAGGCGGCCTAGTCCGCTTTGGTTGGCTAGGCCGCCTGGGTTGCCTATGCTTGCTGGCTATGAAGCTTGACCCCAATGACACGCGTCCGCCGTATAAGCAGGTCGAAACGATCCTGCGGGCGGCAATTCTGACTCGTGAGTATGAGCCGGGCGAGAAATTGCCTTCCGGACAGCAACTGGCCCAGCGATACGGCGTGGCGCGTATGACCGTTCAGCAAGCGATACGGGCCCTGCGCGAAGAGGGCTTGGTGGTCTCGCGCACGGGCAGTGGCGTATACGTACGCGAACGTACGGAGCGACCGGTCGGCCTTCGCCCACACGTCGAGCGCGCCTTCGCGGCAGAGCGCGTCGCTATTGATTTCTTCGGTTTCACTGGAGAGACGTTGCGCGGTGCGCTACAGGAACCGCTGGACAAAGTTCGAGCAGGCAGGCTGACCCCGCGCAGTGTGACAATCCGATGCTTGGTGCCCGATTCAACAGTGCCTTGGTCGCTGCCGTGTGACCCGGACACAGGAAGGGATGTGCCGGCCTTTCGTGACCGTCACGCCAAGATGACCAGCGGGCACATTGATGCGATCAGGGACAACCTCGCCGAACTGGACCGTCTTGGGTTGTTGGACGAGGCGACATGCACTGTCCGAGTTCAAGACAACAGCCCGTTGTTCAAGCTCTATCTACTCAACGAGCGTGAGGCATTTTTCGGATTCTACCCACCCGAGCCGCGTTCGCACCGGATCGACGGCAAGACTTATAAGGTGCTTGATCTGATGGGCAAAGACACCGTTCTGTTCCACCATGAAGCCAACGACGATGCTGATTCCCTTGGCACGCAATATGTCCGAGAATGCTCCCGGTGGTTCGGTGCCATGTGGGATCGAGTCGGCCGTGACGCTCCCTGATGAGCTACCGCGCTCAGGCCTTCCTTGTCGACTTCGACGGCCCAATCTGCTCGGTATTCGACGGCTATCCAGCGGCTGATGCGGCACGGGAATTGGCTTCCGGGGTAACGCCACCGCTTGCTGATGCCACTAACGACCCACTTGAAGTCCTTCGTAACGCACCTTCCGATCAGGCTGAGGCCGCGGACGCCAAGCTTTGCGACATCGAACTGCATGCCGTTGAAACCTCCAAACCCAATCCCGAGTTCCGGGAGCTACTCAAGATCATTGGCGACCGACCATGGGCTGTCGTCAGCAACAACAGTGCGGGGGCAGTCCGCTCTTATCTCCAGCGGATCCATCCTGAATCTGCTCGCGTGCCTGTTCTCGGCAGGCCGTACGCACGTCCTGATCTGATGAAGCCCAATCCGTACTTGCTGTTTGAAGCGCTCGCAGTTCTGTCGGTATCTGCGGATGCAGCCCAATTCATCGGCGACTCAGTGTCTGACATCGAAGCCGGCCAGCGCGCAGGCGTTCACACCATCGGCTATGCGAATAAACCAGGCAAGGCCGCCCAGCTTGCTGAAGCAGGCGCTAATGAGGTTGCAGTGCAGGGGAATTCGTGGTGGCGATCTCTATAGGTGTCCGATTTTAGGGCCGGCGGTATCTGCAATCCGCGTTAGGGCAGTGCTCGATTGCTGACGTGCCATCTGGGTGTATTTCCCCCTGCCAATCTGGGTAGAAAATTCCGTCGAGAAAGGCATTTTTGGGCCAGTTGTCAGTCGACTCTTTTTGCGACTTTTGTTGAATCCCAAGGCGTTTTCGGACGTGTTTGGACTCGCAAGGGGCTACTGCTGCCTGAAAAGCGTCGCGTGGGAGATCACCGTCTCGCCAACAACTTCCGCAAGCCTCACTGGTACTGCATTTCCGATGAGCCGACCCAGTACGCTGAAACGCACAGCCTCGTCGGGTCGGACGAACTTGTACTTCGGCGGGAACGTCTGCAAGATGGCGGCCTCGCGTAGGGAGATGGCGCGATCCTGCGCGGGGTGACCGAATCGCCCATTCCCGTAGCCAAAACACTGGGTAGTGATCGTCGGGCTTGCTTCATCCCAGGACATCCGCCCGTATACGCTTGGATAGGTCCAGCCCGTGCTCTTTCGGTGACATGCGGCCTGCAATTCGACAGGCCAATCGCGCCACGTGCCTCCAGGCTTCGAGTGACGTATCCGTTCCAGATTCGTGTTGGTCAATCTCGATGCGACGTGCAACCGGTCCTTCGGGTCGGCCTCGCCGGCCCTAATTGGTCGAAGGCGGCCAATTGCTTGCCTGACGGTCTTCACTCGGTGCTCATCTTGGGGGAGCGCGAGGCCATAAGCGCCGAGCTTCGAGGCAATGAGGACTAGTCGCTTCCTTGTCTGCGGAATGCCAACGCGGGTAGCTTGAACGACGGACCACTCGATTTTGTAGTTTTCGAGGTTCCCAAGGAACCGCTCGAAGACGGGGTGGTCGAGCAACTGCGGAACGTTTTCCATCGTCACTAGATCCGGCTGGACTTCGCTTACTATCTGGCCGAAGGCTTCGACTAGTTGCCAGTCATCTCCACCCCTCTTGCTTCGACCGGATCGGCTGTAAGTGGAAAACGGCTGGCACGGTGCGCACCCGGCGATCATGCTCAGGGCGGCACCGTCAATCATGGCGGCTACCTCTGCTGCGGTGAGTTCATTAACGTCGCCTTCTATGAACTCGGCCGTGTTGTTTGCCTCGTATGGATACCTGCATGCAGGATCGATATCGATCCCAGCCACGACCTCGATACCCGCCTTCGCTAGTCCATGTGTGAGGCCGCCAACGCCACAGAACAGGTCGATGGCTCGAATGGTCGGGCTGTTCGCCTTTTTTGTCATGACGTGGTCACCGCCTCTTTCTTGGCGATCTCACCTTCGACATAGTTCACGAAACATGTGACGGCTTCCCGCAGGTAGTCTCCAATTGCAGATGCAATTCCCTTGAGCTCAGCAACGGTCACGCCATCGCTACAGTCGACGAACGACAAGGAGCCGTGAGCAAGCCCGTTGCGCCGATTCTTGACGAGCTTCAACGCGCCCATGTCGTCTCGTACGTGGCGCTTGGCGGCCTGGAAGACGCTGGGAGAAATATTTAGACCGCACCCCACGCGTTCGCACATCTTCTCTATGGACAAGTCATCCCAGTTGCCTCCCCCGCCCGGCTCGATTCTGAAGTCTTTGACGGGAATCTGTTGCAACAACTGCTCGCACATGTCGAGTGCCGCATCGAGTCGCTTATCGGGACCTAGGTCACTGTGAGTGCGTGCTATGGAGCGTACCCACTCAGTCCTGAGTTCAAGGCTCAGTTCGCTCGGGCGACGCTCCGCCTCTTCAATTGCCGCAACCACTGATTCAAGGCATCGGAGCACGGTGGCCTCTACCAGGTTGTAAAGCTGGAGGTACAGACTCGAATTGAGAATCTTTTTCTGATCAGGAGTGATCGAGGCGTCGGTACCGCGGAACCGCGGGGCCCCCGCGCGGGCTGCGTCCTCCACGTTCTGCAGAAACAACAAGTAGGTCTCAATTTCCGCGTAGCGTTCTTCAAAAAATGGCGCTAGGTTAATCGATGCCATTCTCCACCAGCTTGTTTTTTACGAAATCAATACGTCCTCGGAGGCGGGCAATTGCGTTCGCGCCATCGGAACTAGTAATCGTTTTGAACTCGGGAAGATTGATCCACGAGGCGACATTGACTTCGAGGGCAGTGCGGCCGACCAGTTCTGGGCTTTCAGCCAAGGCGCGATCAACGCCGATTGCGATAGACTCGAACCGTGCCCGAGGCGTTGCTTCGCTATTTGCAGTCTTCCGGAATCCCAACGGAAAATTCTGGGAGATAAAGTTGAGGACGGTGTTGAACCGTTCGCGATATTTTTCCGGCAAATCTGGTTCCGCTGCAAACGCCGCATTCATTTTCTTTGAATAAGAAAAGAGGAAGTCGGCAGGCCTGTCTTTGTAGTCTTCGAGGCCATCGCCGTACGCAAATAGTCGGGTAACGAGTTCCTCGTAGCCACGTTCTCGTTTAACGCTCTTAGACAGGGGTGCAAGTTGAGCTAGGAGTGGGGTGTTGGCTAGTTCTGTCACCAAGTTAAGGAACGGGCCTTTCAGTGCTCCTCGCCGTATCTCCGCATTTTTGGCGTGCTTGCTGCCCGTGTTAATGCGCTCGAACATGTCGAGTCGTGCTGCTTCGTCGGCATGTTCGTTTAGGACAATGCCGCGAACGGAGCGGTTCTTTATCTTGCGTTGTCTTGATTCGGGAAGGTCGTCAAATCGAAATCCTGAAAGATGTGTCAGAGGGTCAAGCTCGCCGAGTTCGAGCCCACCGTATATGAATTCATGAATAGTCCGGAGTCGCTGAGAGCCGTCCACGATTTCGAGCCGACCATCTGGCATTTCCCAGAAGAAAATGAAAGGGATGGGAAGGCCCATGATCAACGATTCGATGAAGCGCCATTTGCGGCGCTCTTCCCATACGTATTCTCGCTGATAGTCGGGAACGACATATTCGCCATCACGAACTTTTTGAGCAAGCAACTCAACCGAGTATTCCGTGAGGAAGAAGTCAATTCGCTTAGATTGTGCAACAATTTGCTCCTCGGCGAGTTTCACTTGTTCAACAGTGGGTCTCTCCTTGGGTCGCGGCATCACCCCACCTCCTCTACGTTCGTCATCTTCGACGGTGAGCTCGCATTAGGCTACCGGGGTTCCCCAGCTAGCCGTAGTTGGTCATCGGCGGACGTCGCCGGATGACGCGGAATCCAGCCCTCGTTTGTGCCTGCCGAGGGTATAGGTCGGTTGTGACATAGGCCTACGCGCGGCCGCGCCTACTTAGGCAGGTATGGAGCAGGCCAGTTCAGCGGCCCGTGCTGGCTGCTGGGGCGCAGAGTGAAGCATGCTTTTGCGGTAGTACGTGTTTTCCGGCGTCGTGGTCGCGAAGGTAGAAGCCTACTGAATTTGCTCGAGCGAGTCGGGCTGCGAAGTTCGGTCCGTCGTTGACCAGTGCGTAGCCGCCTGCCAGTCCGCTTTGGTTGCATAGCGTTCGCCGCCGGTGGACCCGCCGGTGCCGCACGCGGCTGGTATCTCGGCTGACACGGGGTGCGAGGACCACAGCGGTGCGCGGCACCACATCCGT is a window encoding:
- a CDS encoding class I SAM-dependent methyltransferase; the protein is MARTDSDSWDLATSVGATATMVAAQRALASTGPDKLIDDPWAAPLVRAVGIDFFTRMVDGDIPVVEGGEFDPIRMGHGMGVRTRFFDEHFLSAARDGVRQAVILASGLDSRAYRLDWPAGTVVYEVDLPDVIDFKTTTLRDLGAEPTAERHTVAIDLRDDWPAALRAAGFDPQAPTVWSAEGLLIYLQPDAQDALFDTLRSLSAPGSRVACEFIGDTSVFASPAWREHREKMSALGADVEVGDLVYHGERNHIVEYLTAAGWTVSGRGVAELYADYGLEYGDDELALAFADMTYLSAVLPS
- the gjpA gene encoding outer membrane porin GjpA — protein: MDLTTRPLITAGLTAIGVGLIAAAPAAPVPSIPPPAVQLAAESDFFTLWAEVLDRAFTNAVNLGTELITAPLPILQQVVTNQIGFLQDFLHNPADIFTIVGQMWDNLVAGLNAPFDQPDLSSLDQVQTLAYYSLSALMSTIVPENPELGQWLLDFSTTDLSGWLIGVAGAVASPWVELSGSIGDIVDALRDSDWLGALTETLNIPAHMLDGFLNGAGPLDLTSLAQDLDLPVISIRSLELELSGLLSDGGSIFGSVSGLICSFTIPITGGCGLPINMVGSESGPLGSLIDLGHTIAQALGWDGTGNPLDALFDGPVMAELATP
- a CDS encoding tyrosine-type recombinase/integrase; amino-acid sequence: MAGNTPRGIRKRLNAAGEPRYQVRYLIRDPDAPSGWVETSATFPTLREAKAFKSERDNEAALGARRFDPRLGRTPLQRIWTQFSESKKPAVSPKTWSGYTQHWELRIRPRFGHVPVDEITRAEVQAFVDGLTVGPWAKVSTLRLLRSILDVAQQDGRIHRNPALSVSAGRIPERERHRYLTAQEVQTLAVACGDQGDVVTILAYTGLRWSELVGLRVKDIDLTARRLYVRRAAPEVEGRIVIGPPKTRAGIRTVPLPQVVVDIFKGHITGREPDEPAVTSPNGAMLRSNNWRRHTHWNKALKKTELAPLTIHDLRHTYASLARKSGADLRYVQKTMGHSTPTVTANIYSDLYADELDQVATNLDQLHANEIHTPKTGQEPDKED
- a CDS encoding helix-turn-helix transcriptional regulator, which gives rise to MTRGNGVRDALIASGAFPELLTAEHVSALLGVSTATLNRWASVRETTGQQVGPPCYTLSDRVRRWDSTEVCKWLKGLQR
- a CDS encoding FtsK/SpoIIIE domain-containing protein — protein: MTPDYPYPSVPQLPDYSYYPSGGVDLIHLVTMIGIWLAATAGFALIALTWWKHSNAGSFEQYLAGPLRRARWRWWLRSRWSHIAKRCGLSVSEQITKKDSEGNPITTTVWTHPTLLKVQSSDTCLYATVRTRVGQTVDDLESAVPAIRDAAGAHSARATVVAPGTVRMEFVMREHLSTVIHAPTAPASPTAPAASRASVVPAVSTTSVRLGRCENGSPWVLPIAQRHTMVVGSSRSGKGSLVQGIVCGLGPAVHAGLVRLVGIDLKYGIELAPSKKLFTRMVTTEADAVKTLAELERLMEQRGLRMKDSARNHTPSTGSPLVVLIIDELSTLTNYMSDAALKKQANASLNLILSKAAGLGIVVAAFLQDPRKEVLPMRGLFTQTIALRLRSRDEVNMVLGEGTADKAPAHRIPPNQPGTGYAIAEDGAVMKVRAHYWTDDQIRDTASKYQPPNAGKE
- a CDS encoding plasmid replication, integration and excision activator; the protein is MAIPRWIEMTHNQAFAQGAFLVSDVTPVIDYDRSSGENRVQAADKGTSLPLWQVEVLDGDRAASKRARTVTVKFAAAVQPVPPSNESGMPFTPVVFEELTVLPYIERVGEFGRIAWSFRATGMSAAGKSSASSTRGGSAVSA
- a CDS encoding GntR family transcriptional regulator, whose product is MKLDPNDTRPPYKQVETILRAAILTREYEPGEKLPSGQQLAQRYGVARMTVQQAIRALREEGLVVSRTGSGVYVRERTERPVGLRPHVERAFAAERVAIDFFGFTGETLRGALQEPLDKVRAGRLTPRSVTIRCLVPDSTVPWSLPCDPDTGRDVPAFRDRHAKMTSGHIDAIRDNLAELDRLGLLDEATCTVRVQDNSPLFKLYLLNEREAFFGFYPPEPRSHRIDGKTYKVLDLMGKDTVLFHHEANDDADSLGTQYVRECSRWFGAMWDRVGRDAP
- a CDS encoding HAD family hydrolase, producing MSYRAQAFLVDFDGPICSVFDGYPAADAARELASGVTPPLADATNDPLEVLRNAPSDQAEAADAKLCDIELHAVETSKPNPEFRELLKIIGDRPWAVVSNNSAGAVRSYLQRIHPESARVPVLGRPYARPDLMKPNPYLLFEALAVLSVSADAAQFIGDSVSDIEAGQRAGVHTIGYANKPGKAAQLAEAGANEVAVQGNSWWRSL
- a CDS encoding DNA cytosine methyltransferase → MTKKANSPTIRAIDLFCGVGGLTHGLAKAGIEVVAGIDIDPACRYPYEANNTAEFIEGDVNELTAAEVAAMIDGAALSMIAGCAPCQPFSTYSRSGRSKRGGDDWQLVEAFGQIVSEVQPDLVTMENVPQLLDHPVFERFLGNLENYKIEWSVVQATRVGIPQTRKRLVLIASKLGAYGLALPQDEHRVKTVRQAIGRLRPIRAGEADPKDRLHVASRLTNTNLERIRHSKPGGTWRDWPVELQAACHRKSTGWTYPSVYGRMSWDEASPTITTQCFGYGNGRFGHPAQDRAISLREAAILQTFPPKYKFVRPDEAVRFSVLGRLIGNAVPVRLAEVVGETVISHATLFRQQ
- a CDS encoding MAE_28990/MAE_18760 family HEPN-like nuclease encodes the protein MASINLAPFFEERYAEIETYLLFLQNVEDAARAGAPRFRGTDASITPDQKKILNSSLYLQLYNLVEATVLRCLESVVAAIEEAERRPSELSLELRTEWVRSIARTHSDLGPDKRLDAALDMCEQLLQQIPVKDFRIEPGGGGNWDDLSIEKMCERVGCGLNISPSVFQAAKRHVRDDMGALKLVKNRRNGLAHGSLSFVDCSDGVTVAELKGIASAIGDYLREAVTCFVNYVEGEIAKKEAVTTS
- a CDS encoding DUF262 domain-containing protein yields the protein MPRPKERPTVEQVKLAEEQIVAQSKRIDFFLTEYSVELLAQKVRDGEYVVPDYQREYVWEERRKWRFIESLIMGLPIPFIFFWEMPDGRLEIVDGSQRLRTIHEFIYGGLELGELDPLTHLSGFRFDDLPESRQRKIKNRSVRGIVLNEHADEAARLDMFERINTGSKHAKNAEIRRGALKGPFLNLVTELANTPLLAQLAPLSKSVKRERGYEELVTRLFAYGDGLEDYKDRPADFLFSYSKKMNAAFAAEPDLPEKYRERFNTVLNFISQNFPLGFRKTANSEATPRARFESIAIGVDRALAESPELVGRTALEVNVASWINLPEFKTITSSDGANAIARLRGRIDFVKNKLVENGID